A genomic region of Mycobacterium sp. Aquia_213 contains the following coding sequences:
- a CDS encoding endonuclease domain-containing protein, translating to MPYLGKPFMGSEALADGALTRHELQTQYRVLFPNVYLSRDAEISLERRIVAAWLWSKRRGIIAGAAAAALHGAKWIPNAVPVELIYANSHAPPGVLARRDALLDSEIQLVDGLDVTTPERTAFDVGRRGAVHSAVARLDALARATGFKVEDVLEVAACHPRSPGVRRLQAALDLVDAGAQSPRESYLRLLLIDAGLPRPQTQIPVVGVDGMPVAYLDLGWEDCMLAVEYDGDQHRTDRRQYVKDIRRLEMLEGLGWTVVRVVAEDSPANILRRVRAALAASSVR from the coding sequence ATGCCTTATCTGGGAAAACCGTTCATGGGCAGCGAGGCACTGGCGGACGGCGCGCTGACTCGTCATGAGTTGCAGACTCAGTACCGCGTGCTCTTTCCGAATGTCTACCTATCAAGAGATGCCGAGATATCACTGGAACGGCGCATCGTTGCCGCCTGGCTCTGGTCGAAGCGCAGAGGAATTATCGCCGGGGCAGCGGCCGCGGCATTACACGGCGCCAAGTGGATTCCCAATGCTGTCCCGGTAGAGCTGATTTACGCCAACTCACATGCACCCCCCGGGGTACTGGCGCGGCGTGATGCGTTGCTAGACAGCGAGATACAGCTGGTTGACGGACTCGATGTGACGACACCCGAGCGCACCGCCTTCGACGTCGGCCGGCGCGGGGCGGTCCACTCCGCGGTTGCCCGACTCGACGCGCTCGCGCGTGCAACGGGTTTCAAAGTAGAGGACGTGCTGGAGGTGGCCGCGTGCCACCCACGCTCACCCGGAGTTCGTCGCTTGCAGGCCGCGCTTGATTTGGTCGATGCGGGGGCGCAATCTCCGCGGGAGAGCTACTTGCGGCTGCTGCTCATCGATGCGGGTCTGCCGCGGCCGCAGACACAGATACCCGTAGTCGGTGTTGACGGCATGCCGGTCGCCTACCTCGACCTCGGCTGGGAGGACTGCATGCTCGCGGTGGAGTATGACGGCGACCAACATCGCACGGACCGAAGGCAATACGTCAAGGACATCCGGCGGCTGGAGATGCTCGAGGGGCTGGGTTGGACAGTCGTCCGGGTGGTGGCCGAAGACAGCCCGGCCAATATCCTGCGCCGGGTGCGGGCCGCGCTGGCCGCGTCGAGTGTGCGCTGA
- a CDS encoding acetate kinase: MADQLVLVINSGSSSLKYQLVEPDSGAIRAGGVIGEIGEPSGRAADHEEALRLAFQQLAGDGIDLNSCGLLGVGHRVVHGGKEFYRPTLLDDQRIAELEKLSELAPLHNPPAVQGIKVARKLLPDVAHVAVFDTAFFHHLPAAAATYAMDRELAERYQIRRYGFHGTSHRYVSERAAAFLGRPLDGLNQIVLHLGNGASASAIAGGRPVDTSMGLTPLEGLVMGTRSGDIDPGVISYLWRTAKMDVEATESMLNHRSGVWGLAGERDFRRLHAMIESGDSSAELAYDVFIHRLRKYIGAYLAVLGHTDVISFTAGIGEHDAAVRRDAVAGLQELGIVFDEGRNLSGSEGAQLISADDSPIAVLVVPTNEELAIARDCADLLTG, from the coding sequence ATGGCTGATCAACTCGTATTGGTGATCAATTCGGGTTCCTCGTCGCTGAAATACCAACTGGTCGAACCGGATTCGGGTGCTATCCGCGCGGGGGGTGTCATCGGGGAGATCGGCGAGCCGTCAGGGCGCGCCGCCGATCATGAGGAGGCGCTGCGCCTGGCGTTTCAGCAGCTGGCCGGGGACGGAATCGACCTGAATTCGTGCGGGCTTTTGGGCGTCGGACACCGAGTCGTGCACGGGGGCAAGGAGTTCTATCGCCCGACGCTGCTCGACGACCAGCGGATCGCCGAACTCGAGAAGCTGTCGGAGCTAGCCCCGCTGCACAATCCGCCCGCCGTGCAGGGCATCAAGGTAGCGCGCAAGCTACTGCCGGACGTCGCGCACGTCGCCGTGTTCGATACGGCGTTTTTCCATCACCTGCCGGCCGCGGCCGCGACGTACGCGATGGATCGGGAGCTGGCCGAGCGATACCAGATACGCCGCTACGGATTTCACGGCACGTCGCACCGGTACGTGAGCGAGCGGGCCGCCGCATTCTTGGGCAGGCCGCTGGACGGCCTGAATCAAATCGTGCTGCATTTGGGCAATGGCGCTTCGGCCTCGGCGATCGCCGGCGGCCGGCCGGTCGACACGTCGATGGGCCTGACCCCGTTGGAGGGTCTGGTGATGGGCACCCGCAGCGGCGACATCGACCCCGGCGTCATCAGCTACCTGTGGCGCACCGCGAAGATGGACGTCGAGGCGACCGAGTCGATGCTGAATCACCGGTCGGGGGTCTGGGGTCTGGCAGGTGAGCGTGACTTCCGCAGGCTGCACGCGATGATCGAATCGGGCGACAGCTCAGCGGAATTGGCGTACGACGTGTTCATCCACCGCTTGCGTAAGTACATCGGTGCTTATTTGGCTGTGCTGGGGCACACCGATGTGATCAGCTTCACCGCGGGGATCGGCGAGCACGATGCGGCGGTGCGTCGTGACGCGGTGGCCGGGCTGCAGGAGCTGGGTATCGTGTTCGACGAAGGCCGTAACCTGTCCGGAAGCGAAGGCGCGCAGCTGATTTCGGCCGACGATTCGCCGATCGCCGTGCTAGTGGTCCCGACCAACGAGGAACTTGCGATCGCCCGCGATTGCGCGGACCTGCTGACCGGATAG
- the pta gene encoding phosphate acetyltransferase, whose protein sequence is MADTSAIYIAAPEPETGKSTIALGLLNRLTATVAKVGVFRPITRLGEDRDYILELLLTRTTAGQSYEECVGATYQEIHADPDGAIASIVEAYHAMADGCDAVVIVGSDYTDVTTPAELSVNARIAVNLGAPVLLAVRAKDRTADQVASVVDVCLAELTAQHAHTAAVVASRCEPAEMGVVAEALGRFTVPSYVLPDEPLLSAPTVAELRQAVHGTLLSGDTELVEREVMGVLVAGMTADHVLERLRDGMAVITPGDRSDVVLAAASAHAAEGFPALSCIVLNGGFDLHPSIAALVAGLRLRLPIIGNDLGTYDTASAAASARGRVTATSQRKIDTAVGLMERRVDITDLLAQLAIPIPTITTPQMFTHRLTQQARADRKHIVLPEGNDDRILKAAGRVLKRCVADLTILGDEAQIRLRSAELGVDLHDATIIDPHNEELCNQFAQQYVELRKAKGITVEQAHEIMHDVSYFGTMLVHSGMVDGMVSGAAHTTAHTVRPAFEIIRTVPDVSTVSSIFLMCLPDQVLAYGDCAIVPDPTPEQLADIAISSARTAAQFGIEPKVAMLSYSTGDSGTGVDVDKVRKATELVRARDPRLLVEGPIQYDAAIEPSVAATKLRDSAVAGHATVLIFPDLNTGNNTYKAVQRSAGAIAIGPVLQGLRKPVNDLSRGALVEDIVNTIAITAIQAQGVGHG, encoded by the coding sequence TTGGCTGATACCTCCGCGATTTACATCGCGGCGCCCGAGCCCGAGACCGGCAAGTCGACGATCGCGCTGGGGCTGCTCAACCGACTGACGGCGACGGTCGCCAAAGTCGGTGTGTTCCGGCCGATCACCCGGCTCGGCGAGGATCGCGACTACATCCTGGAGTTGCTGCTGACCCGCACCACCGCGGGCCAGTCCTACGAGGAGTGCGTGGGCGCCACCTACCAGGAGATCCATGCCGACCCCGACGGCGCGATCGCCAGCATCGTCGAGGCCTATCACGCCATGGCGGACGGGTGCGATGCGGTGGTGATCGTCGGCAGCGACTACACCGATGTCACCACGCCCGCCGAACTCTCGGTCAATGCCCGGATCGCGGTCAATCTCGGTGCGCCGGTGCTGTTGGCGGTGCGGGCCAAGGACCGCACCGCAGACCAGGTCGCCAGTGTTGTCGACGTGTGTCTGGCCGAGCTGACCGCCCAGCACGCCCACACCGCGGCGGTGGTGGCCAGCCGATGCGAGCCGGCAGAAATGGGAGTGGTCGCAGAAGCCCTCGGCAGGTTCACCGTACCCAGTTATGTGCTGCCCGACGAGCCGCTACTCTCGGCGCCGACGGTGGCAGAACTACGGCAGGCCGTCCACGGGACGCTGCTCAGCGGTGACACCGAGCTGGTCGAGCGCGAGGTGATGGGAGTGCTGGTGGCCGGGATGACCGCAGACCATGTGCTCGAGCGGCTGCGCGACGGCATGGCGGTTATCACCCCCGGCGACCGCTCCGACGTGGTATTGGCTGCCGCTAGCGCCCATGCGGCCGAGGGGTTTCCGGCACTGTCCTGCATCGTGCTCAACGGCGGCTTCGACCTGCATCCGTCGATCGCGGCGCTGGTTGCTGGATTGCGGCTGCGGCTGCCGATCATAGGGAACGATTTGGGGACCTATGATACGGCCAGCGCGGCCGCGTCGGCTCGGGGCCGAGTCACGGCGACATCCCAGCGCAAGATCGACACCGCAGTAGGGCTGATGGAACGCCGCGTCGACATCACGGATCTGCTTGCACAGCTTGCTATTCCGATCCCGACCATCACGACCCCGCAGATGTTCACCCACCGGCTCACCCAGCAGGCCCGTGCGGATCGCAAGCACATCGTCCTGCCCGAAGGCAACGACGATCGCATCCTCAAGGCCGCGGGCCGGGTGCTGAAGCGCTGTGTCGCCGACCTGACGATTCTGGGCGACGAAGCCCAAATCCGATTGCGTTCAGCAGAACTCGGTGTCGACCTGCACGACGCGACGATCATCGACCCGCACAACGAAGAACTCTGTAATCAGTTCGCCCAGCAGTACGTCGAATTGCGCAAGGCGAAGGGGATCACCGTCGAGCAGGCCCACGAGATCATGCACGACGTCTCGTATTTCGGCACCATGCTGGTGCACAGCGGCATGGTCGACGGCATGGTGTCCGGCGCGGCCCACACCACGGCACACACCGTTCGCCCGGCGTTCGAGATCATCAGGACCGTCCCGGACGTCTCGACGGTGTCCAGCATTTTTCTGATGTGTTTGCCCGATCAGGTGCTGGCCTATGGCGACTGTGCGATCGTCCCGGATCCCACGCCCGAGCAGCTCGCCGACATCGCGATCAGCTCGGCGCGCACCGCCGCGCAGTTCGGCATCGAGCCGAAGGTGGCGATGCTGTCCTATTCCACCGGTGATTCCGGAACCGGAGTCGATGTCGACAAGGTCAGGAAGGCAACGGAATTGGTACGGGCCCGGGATCCGCGGCTGTTGGTCGAGGGGCCGATCCAGTATGACGCCGCGATAGAACCTTCGGTGGCCGCCACCAAGCTGCGCGACTCGGCGGTGGCCGGTCACGCCACCGTGCTGATCTTCCCCGACCTGAACACCGGCAACAACACCTACAAGGCGGTGCAGCGCAGCGCCGGGGCAATCGCGATCGGTCCGGTGCTGCAGGGCTTGCGCAAGCCGGTAAATGACCTGTCCCGCGGTGCGCTGGTGGAAGACATCGTCAACACCATTGCGATCACCGCAATCCAGGCGCAGGGCGTCGGACATGGCTGA
- the fgd gene encoding glucose-6-phosphate dehydrogenase (coenzyme-F420) has product MAELKLGYKASAEQFAPRELVELAVAAEAHGMDSATVSDHFQPWRHKGGHAPFSLAWMTAVGERTERLVLGTSVLTPTFRYNPAVIAQAFATMGCLYPNRIFLGVGTGEALNEIATGYQGEWPEFKERYARLRESVKLMRELWLGDRVDFEGEYYKTKGASIYDVPEGGIPIYIAAGGPQVAKYAGRAGDGFICTSGKGEELYKDKLIPAMREGAEAAGKNAQDIDRMIEIKISYDTDPELARENTRFWAPLSLSAEQKHSIDDPIEMEKAADALPIEQITKRWIVASDPDEAVEKVGQYVQWGLNHLVFHAPGHDQRRFLELFEKDLAPRLRRLG; this is encoded by the coding sequence GTGGCTGAACTGAAACTTGGATACAAAGCGTCTGCTGAACAATTCGCACCGCGCGAGCTCGTCGAACTGGCTGTTGCCGCCGAAGCACACGGTATGGACAGCGCCACCGTCAGTGACCACTTCCAGCCGTGGCGGCACAAGGGCGGACACGCGCCGTTCTCGCTGGCCTGGATGACCGCGGTCGGCGAGCGCACCGAGCGGCTCGTCCTGGGCACGTCGGTGCTCACCCCGACCTTCCGGTACAACCCCGCCGTCATCGCCCAGGCCTTCGCCACGATGGGCTGCCTGTACCCGAACCGCATCTTCCTCGGCGTCGGCACCGGCGAGGCGCTGAACGAGATCGCCACCGGATACCAGGGCGAGTGGCCGGAGTTCAAGGAGCGCTACGCGCGGCTGCGCGAGTCGGTGAAACTAATGCGCGAGCTCTGGCTCGGCGACCGCGTCGACTTCGAGGGCGAGTACTACAAGACCAAGGGCGCCTCGATCTACGACGTCCCCGAAGGCGGTATCCCGATCTACATCGCCGCGGGCGGGCCGCAGGTGGCCAAGTACGCCGGGCGCGCCGGCGACGGGTTCATCTGCACCTCCGGCAAGGGCGAAGAGCTCTACAAGGACAAGCTGATCCCGGCAATGCGCGAGGGCGCCGAAGCAGCGGGCAAGAACGCGCAAGACATCGACCGGATGATCGAGATCAAGATCTCCTACGACACCGACCCCGAACTGGCCCGGGAGAACACCCGGTTCTGGGCGCCGCTGTCGCTGAGCGCCGAGCAGAAGCACAGCATCGACGACCCGATCGAGATGGAGAAGGCCGCCGACGCGCTGCCGATCGAGCAGATCACCAAGCGCTGGATCGTGGCGTCGGATCCCGACGAGGCCGTCGAAAAGGTCGGTCAGTACGTGCAGTGGGGCCTCAACCACTTGGTGTTCCACGCGCCCGGTCACGACCAGCGCCGGTTCCTGGAGCTGTTCGAAAAGGACCTGGCGCCCAGGCTGCGACGACTTGGCTGA
- a CDS encoding MBL fold metallo-hydrolase, protein MAPAPTLVQVTDTVHLAQGEAVNWTLVTDDTGVLLIDAGYPGDREAVLASLKALGYGVGDVRAILLTHAHIDHLGSAIWFAGEHGTPVYCHADEVGHAKREYLEQVSVIDLALRIWRPTWAVWTAHVVRSGGLIRDGIPSTQPLTPDIAAGLPGHPMPVFSPGHTGGHCSYLVDGVLASGDALITGHPLIRHDGPQLLPAIFSYSQENCIRTLSALALLETEVLAPGHGPLWRGPIREATNAALEKAGAL, encoded by the coding sequence ATGGCACCAGCGCCAACACTTGTTCAAGTCACCGACACCGTGCACCTCGCCCAGGGTGAGGCCGTCAACTGGACGCTGGTCACCGACGACACCGGCGTGCTGCTGATCGACGCCGGCTATCCGGGCGACCGGGAAGCCGTGCTGGCGTCGCTGAAAGCGCTCGGCTACGGCGTCGGCGACGTGCGCGCGATCCTGCTGACGCATGCCCACATCGACCATCTGGGCTCGGCGATCTGGTTCGCCGGCGAGCACGGCACTCCCGTCTACTGCCACGCCGACGAAGTCGGCCACGCCAAGCGCGAGTACCTGGAACAGGTCTCGGTCATCGATCTCGCGCTGCGCATCTGGCGGCCCACCTGGGCGGTGTGGACCGCCCACGTGGTGCGCAGCGGCGGCCTGATCCGCGATGGGATTCCGAGCACCCAGCCGCTGACGCCCGACATCGCCGCGGGGCTGCCGGGCCACCCGATGCCCGTCTTCAGCCCCGGCCACACAGGAGGCCACTGCTCGTACCTGGTCGACGGTGTGCTGGCCAGCGGCGACGCGCTGATCACCGGGCACCCATTGATCCGTCACGACGGGCCGCAACTGCTGCCGGCGATCTTCAGCTACAGCCAGGAGAACTGCATCCGAACCCTTTCGGCGCTGGCCCTGTTGGAGACCGAGGTCCTGGCGCCCGGTCACGGCCCGCTGTGGCGCGGCCCGATCCGCGAAGCGACCAATGCCGCGCTGGAAAAAGCCGGCGCACTGTGA
- a CDS encoding YnfA family protein, which yields MTVAKSIALFVLAALFEIGGAWLVWQGVREHRGWMWVGWGVLALGAYGFVATLQPSLSSGAHFGRILAAYGGIFVAGSLLWGMGFDGFRPDRWDVTGALICLLGVAVIMYAPRTH from the coding sequence GTGACGGTTGCCAAGTCGATCGCGTTGTTTGTGCTGGCGGCGCTGTTCGAGATCGGCGGCGCCTGGTTGGTATGGCAGGGGGTGCGCGAACACCGCGGCTGGATGTGGGTGGGCTGGGGCGTCCTCGCGCTGGGCGCCTACGGCTTTGTCGCCACCTTGCAGCCCTCGCTTAGTTCCGGGGCCCACTTCGGTCGCATCCTGGCCGCGTATGGCGGCATCTTCGTGGCCGGTTCGCTGTTGTGGGGCATGGGTTTTGACGGGTTTCGCCCCGATCGCTGGGACGTCACCGGCGCGTTGATCTGCCTGCTGGGCGTGGCCGTCATCATGTATGCGCCGCGAACTCACTGA
- a CDS encoding NtaA/DmoA family FMN-dependent monooxygenase (This protein belongs to a clade of FMN-dependent monooxygenases, within a broader family of flavin-dependent oxidoreductases, the luciferase-like monooxygenase (LMM) family, some of whose members use coenzyme F420 rather than FMN.) gives MDPTAGSQIEFDSFVHLARTAERGLFDFFFLAEGLRLREHRGRIYDLDVVGRPDTFTVLAALAGVTDRIGLTGTINTTFNEPFEVARQFATLDHLSDGRAGWNIVTSSDAFTGENFRRGGFLKPADRYRRAEEFLRTARQFWDSWEDGAVLADTENGTYVDPERIRSVEHQGPDFNVRGFATLPVGPQGHPILLQAGDSDEGRAFGARYADALFTLHGSLEDGQRYYADVKGRAVSSGRDPNQLKVFPAATFVLGDTDAEAQDKARHIRYQQVSGATAIAMLEQVWGRALSDFDPDGPLPEFDPVADSDITQGRVRHVDPVAVAGRWRERAAAEKLSIRELIIAVTTREQFVGTAARIADEIDEYIQADACDGFILVPHLTPHGLDEFVDRVVPLLQERGAYRSEYVGETLRDHLGLSEFAAHT, from the coding sequence ATGGATCCCACCGCGGGCAGCCAGATCGAATTCGACTCGTTCGTGCATCTCGCCCGCACCGCCGAGCGTGGCCTGTTCGACTTCTTCTTCCTGGCCGAAGGGCTGCGGCTGCGTGAGCATCGCGGGCGGATCTACGATCTCGACGTCGTCGGACGGCCGGACACCTTCACCGTGCTGGCGGCCCTTGCGGGTGTCACCGACCGGATCGGGCTGACCGGGACGATCAACACCACCTTCAACGAACCATTTGAGGTGGCAAGGCAATTCGCCACCCTCGACCACCTGTCCGACGGCCGCGCCGGCTGGAACATCGTCACCTCGTCGGACGCCTTCACCGGCGAAAACTTCCGGCGCGGCGGCTTCCTGAAGCCTGCCGACCGGTACCGGCGGGCCGAGGAGTTCCTCCGCACGGCACGCCAATTCTGGGACAGCTGGGAAGACGGTGCCGTGCTGGCCGATACCGAAAACGGCACGTACGTCGATCCCGAGCGGATCCGCAGCGTCGAGCACCAGGGCCCCGACTTCAACGTTCGGGGGTTCGCGACGCTGCCGGTGGGGCCGCAAGGCCATCCGATCCTGCTACAGGCCGGCGACTCCGACGAGGGCCGGGCGTTCGGTGCTCGGTACGCCGACGCGTTGTTCACCCTGCACGGCTCGTTGGAGGACGGTCAGCGCTACTACGCCGACGTCAAGGGCCGGGCCGTGTCGTCGGGTCGAGATCCCAATCAGCTCAAGGTCTTTCCGGCCGCGACCTTTGTTCTCGGCGACACCGATGCCGAGGCGCAGGACAAGGCACGCCACATTCGCTATCAGCAGGTCAGCGGCGCCACGGCGATCGCGATGCTGGAGCAGGTGTGGGGACGTGCGCTCTCCGACTTCGACCCGGACGGCCCGTTGCCCGAATTCGATCCGGTCGCCGACAGCGACATCACCCAGGGCCGGGTCCGCCACGTCGACCCGGTCGCGGTTGCGGGCCGATGGCGCGAACGCGCCGCAGCCGAGAAACTGTCGATTCGTGAGCTGATCATCGCCGTCACCACCCGGGAGCAATTCGTCGGCACCGCCGCCCGGATCGCCGACGAGATCGACGAATACATCCAGGCCGACGCCTGCGACGGGTTCATCCTGGTGCCGCATCTGACGCCGCACGGTCTCGACGAGTTCGTCGACCGGGTGGTGCCGCTACTGCAGGAGCGTGGCGCGTATCGCAGCGAGTACGTCGGCGAGACGCTGCGAGATCATTTGGGGCTCAGTGAGTTCGCGGCGCATACATGA
- a CDS encoding LLM class flavin-dependent oxidoreductase — translation MNVPLSVLDLAPISAGGDPATALRNTIELAQRAEDWGFRRYWVAEHHFVAVASAAPAVLIGQIAAATNRIRVGAAAVQLGYTTAIAVVESFGMLEAFYPGRIDLGIGRSGQRRSEEHKPKQPKEPRPPRVWHEVDGVVVPTPFDLRGLLDLEQLQATMGLLQQPEAVSPDFAEQVDDILALLDGTYHVGKFDVHAVPGERSGLRPWVFGSTRGQSARVAGALGLPFVASYHITPATALEAIEAYRDTFVPSAALPKPYVVVSADIVVADDSATAQRLAAGYGHWVYSIRTGVGAMPYPEPDSCPPLTEEQLSVVKDRITTQFVGNADEVAERLHALQRVTRADELVITSVTHQQSDRLRSHELIAKRWGLTS, via the coding sequence ATGAACGTTCCGCTCTCCGTCCTGGACCTCGCGCCGATCAGCGCCGGAGGCGACCCCGCGACCGCGCTGCGCAACACCATCGAACTGGCCCAACGTGCCGAAGACTGGGGATTTCGCCGCTACTGGGTAGCCGAACACCACTTCGTCGCGGTCGCCAGTGCCGCACCGGCCGTGTTGATCGGACAAATCGCGGCGGCTACCAACAGGATTCGGGTTGGGGCCGCGGCGGTGCAGCTGGGCTATACCACCGCCATCGCGGTCGTCGAGAGCTTCGGCATGCTGGAAGCCTTCTACCCCGGACGCATCGATCTCGGTATCGGTCGGTCCGGGCAGCGCCGCTCCGAGGAGCACAAGCCGAAGCAGCCGAAGGAGCCCCGGCCGCCGCGGGTGTGGCACGAGGTGGACGGCGTCGTCGTTCCGACCCCCTTCGACCTGCGTGGGTTGCTCGATCTGGAACAGCTCCAAGCCACGATGGGGCTCCTGCAGCAACCGGAGGCCGTATCGCCGGACTTCGCCGAGCAGGTTGACGACATCCTCGCCCTGCTCGACGGCACCTACCACGTCGGCAAGTTCGACGTGCATGCGGTGCCCGGCGAACGAAGCGGCTTGCGGCCGTGGGTCTTCGGCAGCACCCGGGGACAAAGCGCACGGGTGGCCGGGGCGCTGGGGTTGCCGTTCGTCGCGAGCTATCACATCACCCCGGCCACCGCGCTGGAGGCCATCGAGGCCTATCGCGACACATTCGTGCCGTCGGCGGCGTTGCCGAAGCCCTACGTGGTCGTGTCGGCCGATATCGTGGTCGCCGACGACAGCGCCACCGCGCAGCGGTTGGCTGCCGGTTACGGCCATTGGGTGTACTCGATCCGAACCGGTGTGGGTGCCATGCCCTACCCGGAACCCGACAGCTGCCCACCGCTGACCGAGGAGCAGCTGTCTGTGGTAAAGGACAGGATCACAACGCAATTCGTCGGGAATGCCGACGAAGTGGCCGAGCGGCTACACGCGCTGCAGCGGGTTACCCGGGCCGACGAACTGGTGATCACCTCGGTGACTCACCAGCAGTCCGACCGGCTGCGATCTCACGAGCTGATCGCCAAACGCTGGGGATTGACGTCGTGA
- a CDS encoding LLM class flavin-dependent oxidoreductase codes for MSGAFHLAVALDGYGWDPQAWRATLAADPETPSPLSGSYWAELAATAERGLLDFLTIDDTLMPQPGRRERIDPRRLAGRGDAALVAARIAPATRHIGLIPVATVTHTEPFHISKSIATLDYVSHGRAGWQPRVSSTAHEAALFGRRDAALDGLFEEATDYVDVVRRLWDSWEDDAIIRDATTGRYVDIGKLHYIDFSGKFFAVKGPSITPRPPQGQPVVAVLAHQGPVYEFAAASADLVFITPSDEASLRGILDEVAAAGGARLKVYADVVVSFGGGGDPRSDALNFTGRPAELVDLLLEWQRLGVDGARLRPAVNATDLPVIVDEVVALLQRAGRFRTTYRDGETLRARLGLPVAPNRYAAVGQ; via the coding sequence ATGAGCGGCGCGTTCCATCTCGCCGTCGCGCTGGACGGATACGGCTGGGACCCACAGGCGTGGCGGGCCACCTTGGCGGCCGACCCCGAGACGCCTTCGCCGCTGAGCGGAAGTTACTGGGCTGAGCTCGCGGCCACCGCAGAACGCGGGCTACTGGACTTCCTGACGATCGACGACACCTTGATGCCGCAGCCCGGGCGGCGCGAGCGAATCGATCCGCGACGGCTGGCCGGTCGTGGTGACGCCGCCCTGGTGGCGGCGCGCATCGCACCCGCGACGCGGCACATCGGGCTGATTCCGGTGGCCACGGTGACGCATACCGAGCCGTTCCACATCTCCAAATCCATTGCCACGCTTGACTATGTCTCGCATGGCCGGGCGGGCTGGCAGCCCCGCGTCAGTTCGACCGCGCACGAGGCGGCGTTGTTCGGCCGCCGCGACGCAGCCCTGGACGGCCTGTTCGAGGAGGCCACCGATTACGTCGACGTGGTGCGCCGGCTCTGGGACAGCTGGGAGGACGACGCGATCATCCGCGACGCGACGACCGGCCGCTACGTCGACATCGGCAAGCTGCACTACATCGACTTCAGCGGAAAGTTCTTCGCGGTCAAGGGGCCGTCGATCACGCCCCGGCCGCCGCAGGGCCAGCCGGTCGTCGCGGTGCTGGCCCACCAAGGGCCGGTATACGAATTTGCCGCTGCCAGTGCAGATCTCGTGTTCATCACGCCTTCTGACGAGGCCTCGCTGCGCGGCATCCTGGACGAGGTGGCTGCCGCCGGCGGCGCGCGGCTGAAGGTCTATGCCGACGTGGTGGTGTCGTTCGGGGGCGGGGGCGACCCTCGCTCCGATGCGCTGAACTTCACCGGCAGGCCAGCGGAATTGGTGGACCTGCTGCTGGAGTGGCAGCGCCTCGGCGTCGACGGCGCGCGATTGCGACCCGCCGTCAACGCCACCGATCTGCCGGTGATCGTGGACGAGGTGGTTGCGCTGTTGCAGCGGGCTGGCCGCTTCCGCACCACCTATCGGGACGGCGAAACGCTGCGGGCCCGACTCGGCCTGCCGGTCGCGCCCAACCGATACGCGGCGGTCGGGCAATGA
- a CDS encoding GNAT family N-acetyltransferase, with product MSKTQLRFVPAALDDAVAQPLLAELAVEYAQRYDSTAPTVLAWLKDNPSDEFAPPDGGMLIGLLDGRPVTGGGFRRFDAQTAELKRIWTDSAHRRRGYAMALLAELEAEIAARGYRKVYLMTGHRQPEAEELYQATGYSRLTEPLPSEGPVFPIAFEKWLT from the coding sequence ATGTCGAAGACCCAGCTCCGGTTCGTACCTGCCGCGTTGGACGACGCGGTGGCGCAGCCGCTGCTGGCCGAGCTGGCCGTGGAGTACGCGCAGCGCTACGACAGCACAGCGCCAACGGTGCTGGCGTGGCTCAAGGACAACCCCTCCGACGAGTTCGCGCCGCCAGACGGGGGCATGTTGATCGGTCTACTGGACGGCCGCCCGGTGACCGGCGGCGGATTTCGCCGGTTCGACGCGCAGACGGCCGAGCTCAAGAGAATCTGGACCGACAGCGCGCACCGCCGCCGCGGATACGCGATGGCGCTGCTGGCCGAGCTGGAAGCCGAGATCGCGGCGCGCGGCTACCGCAAGGTGTATCTGATGACCGGTCACCGCCAGCCCGAAGCCGAGGAGCTGTATCAGGCCACCGGATACAGCCGGTTGACCGAGCCGCTGCCGTCCGAAGGCCCGGTCTTCCCGATCGCGTTCGAGAAGTGGCTCACATGA